The genomic region GTGATATATTTCATCACCCCATCCCTGTTTTGCTGTGATTGGATAGTACTAtcatccaacaacaagcagTCCATTTCCTTGCCTCGACCTCATACTAACATTCTCAATAGGAATACCATCTTCAAACCATTCTCAAGGAGGCAGGAACCAGCAATGACCAAGAAATTCCTGTTCCGCCTCCCCAGGAGAGCGACATCAACTATGATGAGCTCTATCCTGTCCCTTTTCACAAACCCTCCTCTTACATCCGTTTTTCACAAACAGTTGAGGAGTGTATATCATGTCTCTATGATATGACCACCGAGGACGATGAGTTTCTCAAACAGTATAATAGTAAACCACCTGCTGCCGGTGCACTTTCTGAGGATGACTTTGAACGCATCATGGAGGTGTTTGAAGACACGGCGGCGGAGCAGACACCATTTGCAGCAGTCGATAATACCGTTGCCGCCTATGACATGATGGTACCTGCACTTCACGAACTTGGGTCGCCGGCTATCCTTCAACATGCTAAGCCAGTATACGAATACTGGAAGTCAAGGCGACAGGAGGCTGGCAATAAGCCATTGCATCCCACTCTCAAGTTTGAGACTCATCAGGAGACTGATGACACGGATCCCTTCGTCTGTTTCAGACGACGCGAGGCGCGCCAGACTCGAAAGACCAGAGCTCGTGACAACAAAATCGCAGAAACACTCAAGAAGTTGCGACGAGAACTTGAGGATGGCCGGCAATTGGTACTTGTCGCATATGAACGTGAAATGTTGAAGCGAGAGCTCATGTCGATGGACCGTGCTCTGTTTGAAGAAAGGGCAAGACTCAAGGAAACCAAACTTCGTCTGGGCATCAAaggcgaggacgaggatcTCGTCAATCAAAAGGTACGCCAAACCAATGCTCGCAATGCGAGAGACTGTTCCGCTCCTTGGATGCTAACTCTCTTTGTAGCCTCAGAAACGCAAGCCTGCAGAGCCCCCAGTTATCCGACAGCCCACCGGTGCCCACTTGCGGCAACCTGTACGGTCTGATGGAAGAACGCTTGATGCcgatcttgtcttgttgtcAGACAAGCTGGCAGAGAAGGAGAATGAACTTCGACTTGACATAGAAATGAAGGTCCAGAACCACCGGAAGTGGAACCATAACCATATTGACCTAACTGGGGAGCCGCTCTCGCCAGTCAAGGAACAGGGCACAGAAGTCAAGTTCCGACAAGCTAAGACGCAGTACTTGATGACACCCCCGGCTTCCACGTCGTCAGAAATGGAAGTGGACACACACATACCTGATGCCACGCAAGTGGACAAACGTGAGGCACCTGTCTTCCAGTTTTCTGCTGGATCAAATGAGCCTTCCAAGGGTAGCCAACCTTCGTTCCGTCGGCGCATTGGTCGACTGAACCGATTGTGGATTGATCGAAGAGGTATGGTGACGCCACCGCCGGAACATGGTGAGATGTCGGATCGGTGGAGATACGACTCGGATTCAGATGACGATGAGCCGCCTGTGTATGAGGTTGATCCCTTTGATACCCGAGCATTGAAGTTCCGGGCAACGATTCCGTTGAATCCATATATGTTTAGAGGACGCCCAGCAGTACCACCAGATGCTGTGGTAGCAGCCCAAGCACAAGCAGGTAACAGAGTACTGCCAtcgccagcagcagcacaaGCGGCGGCGCATGCGCATGCT from Fusarium oxysporum Fo47 chromosome III, complete sequence harbors:
- a CDS encoding enhancer of polycomb-like-domain-containing protein, with product MSSRKVRVKKLNVKTTLPVLREDQIDPSEYEALTTDNQIATGVEQAEENEYHLQTILKEAGTSNDQEIPVPPPQESDINYDELYPVPFHKPSSYIRFSQTVEECISCLYDMTTEDDEFLKQYNSKPPAAGALSEDDFERIMEVFEDTAAEQTPFAAVDNTVAAYDMMVPALHELGSPAILQHAKPVYEYWKSRRQEAGNKPLHPTLKFETHQETDDTDPFVCFRRREARQTRKTRARDNKIAETLKKLRRELEDGRQLVLVAYEREMLKRELMSMDRALFEERARLKETKLRLGIKGEDEDLVNQKPQKRKPAEPPVIRQPTGAHLRQPVRSDGRTLDADLVLLSDKLAEKENELRLDIEMKVQNHRKWNHNHIDLTGEPLSPVKEQGTEVKFRQAKTQYLMTPPASTSSEMEVDTHIPDATQVDKREAPVFQFSAGSNEPSKGSQPSFRRRIGRLNRLWIDRRGMVTPPPEHGEMSDRWRYDSDSDDDEPPVYEVDPFDTRALKFRATIPLNPYMFRGRPAVPPDAVVAAQAQAGNRVLPSPAAAQAAAHAHAQAHAQAAAQAHLAMKAQAKAAAVAQAQAQAAQTVPNIDRKGGGLLGKVDEPSADRGGIVYYLVVDQGIARSFGAGGGYSGFEVKEHSAAQVEIK